The DNA sequence ATGCTTATCTTGATAAGTATGTTGTGGGTCAGGATCATGCTAAGAAGGTTCTTTCAGTGGCCGTGTACAACCATTACAAACGCATCTACAACAACATGCCGGCAGGCACCAGAACCCAGCAGATGGAGGTGGAAAAACAGGCCTCTCTTACCCCTCGAGGTTTGTACTGCTGAATAAAAAAACGCCTGCAAAGCACATATTCAGTTTGTATATTAGTTTTACGCTGGATATATATTCACTTTGGTATCCTCAGAAAGGTTTCACTGTATAAGTGGGAAACAGAGAAAAATTTCGTGGCTTTTGGTGCGTTTAAGATTAGTGCGTCTGACATGGTgttttgtaaatgagcatttttaccatactcttaaaggtgcaatttgtaagatttttgcagtaaaatatctaaaaaaccactaggccagtgttaaatattttgtccaactgattactatcaatatctgtaatgttttcaactacttgtaaatcgtgagaaaattgccattcaaaacattaacacggggcagtgcagtctcctgtcaatgacgttaatatccacgtGACCCTTTGTTACcacctttactgacgtaaaaagcacatgacaacagtgtcgtgTACAAATGCGAAAGTATGCGTTAGCGCCGGTCGGGCTGCACGCTTGTTTATGGACTAAgattactctttaccgtctgccgctggttgtgtcagcaaagacagctcctgtaagcgtacgggccaaccaaacgacccaagaagagtttggaacaagaCGAGAAAAATAATGAGGATTAATAtgggtgttgcattatctgtatagagagagcttcacgacaacatttaactagacagagatgCTGATCTTGCTTGTGTTTAACGCGacgggtgagttgttttgattcgtaactcTTTAAAAatcgtatgctattatattgatcaaaagattagtgtgtagactgtaatcaGTGCGTTTTCCCGCGGACAATATAATGCACATCaagtattgtacagcaataagACACTTACTAATAGAGTAGAGTTTGGTACTGTACAGtctatcataattttacatcaTAAAGACatcaataagatttgtactgtcaatacattatgtgaaaaatcattttaGATTGTAAGTTTGAACACTTAactctgtgctgtgttaacacaCGAATTTTGActcatactgtaacatctatgactaacaatttcgttttaaacatcaaatataacattttatattgaaataaaatgatgtcatcaaacgcaacgtTTATAAGACTTAATTACCTTATCCGttaacgtgatttctcgttcgcgtctgattaatggccatcagcggttgagttaaagactacaaatcccataattccatgCTGCTTCAGAGCATCATTAATCAACGTAATTTATTGATATTGccgttttggcgccatctagtggcgaATTTTACGTATTCCATCTTTAAAGCCACGATTTAcaagatttttgtaataaaatatccaaaaacaacttgcacagTGTGATATATACTTAATGCAGTTGTGTACTTACATTATCCCAAAACTTCCCAAGGATTTTCACTCTCTTTTATAACGTCATTATGCtacgttcagaccagccgcggtagaggcgtcaagcgagagtgatttcaatgttaagtcaatgtaaagatgcgctgacattagggctgcacgataaatcgcatgtgtttgtcacgcgcatcacgtcaataatgccggttccttgattagtattaaattgccatcagctgttttcagatggagcagctttaactgcacagagccgtagttccctgacaatcagggcaatttcgcattaattatcgcggacgtatcgcctgcgatatgtatgcgatatggcccaaattgtcagggaactacggctctgtgcagttaatgtcgcgccatctgaaaacagctgatggcgatttaatactaatcaaggaaccggcattactgacgtgatgcgcgtggtattgcatgcgatttatcgtgcagccctagctgacatgcgtctggaggtctcgcggcgtgaatgaggcatttagcaaagtagacgcgattctgcctcattcATGTGTTTAGcatgaattgagcgttgctgcgggaaacccgCGAGTTAaacaatttgaactttggcagaaaaacgcgcattaaccaatcaagagcttgctctagtagtgacgtaattacaggaagtgagcggagtcacagaagcccctcccatgacgggaatttccgtgtgaatgtctcgatgactagaatttcacacgcgaatgaagcgagcaaatttaaaatgttcaagcggcaaactagacgcggtatacgcgaatttgacgcctcaaacgcggctggtgtgaacccacggttgaGCTTCGCCTTTAacactgtgcgttcacaccagccgtggtagaggcggcaaaaacgtgctattcgtgcgtagttggacgtttgaacattttgagtttactcgcttcattcgctcgtgaaattctagtcattcaaaacattcacgcagaaattcgcGTGATGTGAGGGGCTTTTGCGGATCCGCTCGCtccctgtaatcatgtcactaggtgctagagcaagctcttgattggttaacgtgaTGCGAATATCCGCCaatgttcagatttttcaacttgcgcatttCCCATTCGTTTAACATGTAAATTGACTGAACAAGTAAATCACTCATGCTTGCTGCCTcttccgcatctggtgtgaatgccacaTTATTGTGGTGTTGTGTAATAGCGACCTCTAGCGGTAAAAATCTACAGATTGTTGCTTTTGTGGTTTCTGCCAACAAACCTGTATTTCTAAATGacctgaggccaggattaagcggatttgaaacAAAACTATTCGATGAATGTAATACATGCCGAGGGCATTAACTTAATATCATCTCATGTTTGAGGATTCCCTAAGTTCCCACCACACATCTAGCGTGTTTCGCTATAAAGTTCGTGTGGTGTACACTATAAAGTTCCTATATTTGTACTTGTTATTCCTAGTTGGAAGCagctaaaaaatttttttcagaATCCAATATAACTCATTTGTGTGCTGTTTTCATCTTCCTAATATAGAGATGAATGTCCATTATAAtctatacattaacattttaatatgatgATGTCTGTTTGCAAGTTCTCATTTGTTGTGATTTGGCATTTGTGCAATAAACAAGCTTGGTAATAAAGGTTTACATTACCCTTACCCTTTATATGCATAaaaactatacttctagctttaggaacaagttttttttttgtattgtgaAGTTAGTAGTGATATCTTCATAATTGTCCTCCTTTCTCTATAGAGCTAGAGCTCAGACGACGAGAGGACGAATACAGGTTTACAAGTAAGTGTCTGTTTTCCTTGTACATGCGTTCATTTAGACTAGTGGCATCGTTTAAACTTTATATAGATTCAAATGCATGTAATAGTATGTATACCGGCATGTCTTCCCAGCATCCTAGTAACCCAGTTTGACTGCTGGTTTGTTCATCCAGGCTGTTGTTTGCTTTTGTTATGTTTAGGATATGCCTTTCAATCCTTAAACACAGCAGCTGTGCATACTAAATACGCTGACCCCAGCAGTTAACAGTGTGTACAATATTACTAGTGAgatatattacatatttttatagttatatGCTGTCGTATACATCACTCTTGTTGCTGTATGAATTATAGAGTTGATCATTTATGATTTACTGTACCTAGCAACACGTTACTGGTTCAATAAAAGTTAACCTTAACATATTGTCAGTTACATAAGGAAAGATTGTAAAAtcaaacaaaagttgtttttcaACAGCGATTCACGTACAGTGCAAGTCTATCAGAAGGAtataaacagtaaaattatattatatgcTAATTAACATATGGGTTATCATGACAAGTGTGATAAAAACGTTCATTTTATCTATGCACTGTTAAATCCAAAAACGTGTACACAGACAAACCTCCATTTACGTTGATAACAACCAAAAAAATTATGCAGTTTCAGCAGAAGTGccattttttcattttcaagTCAAAGTTATTGTCTTTAACATGTCGCTGATGTTAACAACTTTGTTTTGCACCCAGATAATGTATGTGTTTAATTTGTCTAGAGCTTCTCCAGATCGCTGGGATCAGTCCTCATGGAAACGCTTTGGGTGCCTCCATGCAACAGCAGTTAAACCAGCAGACACCTCAAGAAAAGCGAGGAGGAGAAGTGCTGGACTCCACACACACTGACATCAAACTAGAAAAGAGTAACATTGTGCTACTGGGTCCCACCGGCTCCGGGAAAACCCTTTTCGTGTTGTGTAACTGGTTTATGAACAGTGATTTCTATGCTGATTGCAGAGAATTGATGTTAAGTGAAAGCAATATCAACTTAACCagaatataatttaaaaatgtataattggcTGAGGATTGTGAAGAAAACGCAAACTTAACTGAGTTGTGTTACAGGGAAAACCCTTTTGGCCCAAACGCTGGCCAAATGCCTGGACGTTCCCTTTGCCATCTGTGACTGTACCACTCTTACCCAGGCGGGATATGTGGGAGAGGACATCGAGTCAGTCATCGCAAAACTTTTACAGGACGCCAACTATGTCGTTGAGAAAGCTCAGCAAGGTAACGCCTATAATATATTTCAGACTAGTTTGCCCAGAAATTCTATTGTACAGATCTATGGTTTaatacaaatgtttaaaaagatgGGAAATTCTTTCAGGCATtgtgtttttggatgaagtgGACAAGATTGGCAGTGTTCCTGGCATCCATCAGTTGAGGGATGTGGGAGGAGAAGGAGTGCAGCAGGTCTGTGATTAAATATGAATCAAATCATAACACAACTCGGATACGTTTGCATCCACATTGTATATAATTCCTTATTGTTTTTCAAAACTGATCTTTTGGActaagaataaaaaatataaaacttttactTTTGTTCTTTTATCTTATTATATGTGCCATGAAATTGTCAAATTTTAGTCCAATGTTTACAATTTTGAGTCTCATCTCCAGCATTTCAGTGCCCAGGAAACCTTACCAAATAACTTGACTTGAGGCTTTATGCATTTTGTAAAATCTAATGTGCCAAAACAAATTTAAGTCTGGTTTCATTTAAATCAGAAATCTGATTGTgagaaaaaacactttttttatctTCTGTAGGGTTTGCTCAAACTCCTAGAAGGAACCATTGTTAATGTTCCTGAGAAAAACACAAGGAAGCTGAGAGGAGAAACTGTGCAAGTCGATACCACCAACATCCTGTTTGTAGCATCTGGGGCATTTAATGGGCTTGACCGAATCATCAGCAGAAGAAAGAATGAGAAGGTGTGTTATAAAAACTAACATTAACACATGACAAAGAGGTTTCATTCACATtagaacaaaataaatattaatcatTGTCAACTTAGAAGTTATAGAGCAGAACAGAATTTTAAAGGGCGTTTCACACGGTACGTGGCAACTGGGAGTGTTTAGTTCTTTTTCAGTAGGTGACGTGCGGAAagcggcaaaacaatggcgtGCCTTGCTCGCGCACCCAAAATCCTGTCCCTTCTCCGGACATGACACTTCATGGCAAGCGTCGTTGAAGATAAACGTATTTGCACTAAATGCTTCACAAAATGCTTTCAATACATGAGAAAAGCTGTAGCCGCGCGCCGATTTTTCTGCTTGCCGCGTACCGTGTGAAACGGCCTTAAGGCTGCCTTGAAAGTCAGTGTCGTTTTCTGATTGGCAGTACCTTAAACTGGCTTTTATCTTATCAATCAGACCACTTTGTGTTCAGAATGAGTTGTCCAATCTAGAGCTGGTAAAGTATGGTGTTCCGCAAGTATCAATGTTGGGCCCTTTGTTGTTTTGTACATTCTTCCTTTAGGTTATTACATTGCATTAGTTTTCACTGTTATATACACAACACAGCTGTATGTGCCCTCCAGACCACATTTCAGAAACTTTCTCAAGAGTTAGGAAATGTTTAAGGATATTGAAAAGTAATGAGCCGGGAAAGTTCCATTGTATGTACTTACAAATTCAGTGCCTAAGAATATATATATGACACTTTATATTCCACGTGTAGTACCTTGGATTCGGAACGCCATCTAACATGGGAAAAGGCAGAAGGGCAGCAGCAGCGGCCGACCTTGCCAACAGCACAGGTGGTGAGGTGGATGCTGTGGCCGAGATCGAGGAGAAGGACAGGCTTCTGAAACATGTGGAGGCTAGAGACCTCATTGAGTTTGGCATGATCCCAGAGTTTGTTGGACGTCTTCCCGTTGTCGTTCCACTGCACAGTCTGGATGAGGAGACGCTCGTCCGAATCCTCACGGAGCCCCGCAATGCTGTCGTGCCTCAGTATCAGGCTCTCTTCAGCATGGACAAGGTTTGTACCAAATATTCGAACGCATttatctatttttaaataaaatcgaCCCTTAAATGTTCAAAGACATCTTTTGGAAATCACTGAACTATTTCTGTACTATTTCCCtatcattatttattaatataggcAGATATTTATTGTGCTTTCAATGAAGACGTAATAAAAATATAGCGCAAATACAGACTGAATCTTTAAATGTTTCTAAATACACTATGCATCTTTGCTGTAGTGTGATCTGAATGTGACGCCTGAAGCCCTGAGAGCCATCGCCAAATTGGCTTTGGAACGTAAAACCGGTGCCCGTGGACTTAGATCCATAATGGAAAAACTGCTGTTTGCTTtcaagtttttttgttgttccGAGGCACAAGCCTTTGTATTATAAGTAAATATATTGTGGGATAATAatcattgtattttttaatcattttattgcattcaattattaaagcaataatgtaatataatacttatcaaataggaaaaactgcTGCTAGATCCAATGTTTGAAGTACCACATTCTGATATTGTGGCTGTGGAGTTGACCCAGGATGTGGTTAAGGGAAAAGCACAACCGCAATACATAAGGTGAGAGGACACATGATAAGGTTCTTGTATAACTGTATAATACATTTAAGGACTATTTTATGTCCTGCTTTTAGTCAAATCTTTTGTGGCTGTTTAGTTCCTAAGGATCTTTTTTAAAGTCAAATTAATGGGTTAATCCTGGGTTAATGCTTTTCCATGTTGCGCACTGTTCATTTACTCTGGGTTATTATTAATACTGGGAATTTAGGTTTCATAATCTTAACACTGCATATTTGTAAACCCAGGGTTTGCATATTGATAAGGGCAATAACATTGCAATGGGCatgcaacttgtttttatagttactttttaaattttttttattgttgttatattgttttattatttgttatattattttcacattctctattaaaaaatctttaaaatgatgaatGATTTGTTTAAATCTGACAGAAAATGACATAGCTACACCTGTCTGATgtaaattttgagaaaaatctagTTAAACTAAGAGTGATTAAGATCGTATTCGTGTCTTATCTCATTT is a window from the Misgurnus anguillicaudatus chromosome 21, ASM2758022v2, whole genome shotgun sequence genome containing:
- the clpxa gene encoding caseinolytic mitochondrial matrix peptidase chaperone subunit Xa: MSCTCVSAARNILNSAHKGISGSRVQLLSLSRPAAHEVRVSRRIPIRSFSETAVYYASKDGIKDGDGGKKSVGDGSGKRTNSNNSGKGGSQLRCPKCGDPCTHVETFVSSTRFVKCEKCHHFFVVLSETDTKKSLSKDPESAAEAVKLAFQQKPPPPPKKIYAYLDKYVVGQDHAKKVLSVAVYNHYKRIYNNMPAGTRTQQMEVEKQASLTPRELELRRREDEYRFTKLLQIAGISPHGNALGASMQQQLNQQTPQEKRGGEVLDSTHTDIKLEKSNIVLLGPTGSGKTLLAQTLAKCLDVPFAICDCTTLTQAGYVGEDIESVIAKLLQDANYVVEKAQQGIVFLDEVDKIGSVPGIHQLRDVGGEGVQQGLLKLLEGTIVNVPEKNTRKLRGETVQVDTTNILFVASGAFNGLDRIISRRKNEKYLGFGTPSNMGKGRRAAAAADLANSTGGEVDAVAEIEEKDRLLKHVEARDLIEFGMIPEFVGRLPVVVPLHSLDEETLVRILTEPRNAVVPQYQALFSMDKCDLNVTPEALRAIAKLALERKTGARGLRSIMEKLLLDPMFEVPHSDIVAVELTQDVVKGKAQPQYIRAAAKESSEEEYDSGIEEENWPRQVDAAKN